Proteins from a genomic interval of Acidobacteriota bacterium:
- the rho gene encoding transcription termination factor Rho yields MTIAELKEKNITELTKIARSLDLPGASGLRKQDLIFKILQAQSEKEGHIFAEGVLEILPDGYGFLRSPDYNYLPGPDDIYVSPSQIRKFDLKTGDTVSGQVRPPHEGEKYFALVKIEAVNFESPDEARNKILFDNLTPLYPQERLKLETARENIPARVMDLLTPLGKGQRALIVSPPRAGKTMILQNIANSITTNHPEVVLIVLLIDERPEEVTDMQRSVKGEVISSTFDEPAARHVQVAEMVIEKAKRLVEHKRDVVILLDSITRLARAYNTIVPPSGKVLSGGVDSNALQRPKRFFGAARNIEEGGSLSIIATALVETGSRMDDVIFEEFKGTGNSEVILDRKLSDKRVFPAIDIQRSGTRKEELIIPKEDLARIWVLRKVLNPLSPVEAMELLIDKLSKTRSNGEFLANMSSL; encoded by the coding sequence ATGACGATCGCAGAACTCAAAGAGAAGAACATCACCGAGCTTACCAAGATTGCCCGGTCCCTCGACTTGCCGGGCGCGAGCGGTCTCCGCAAGCAGGACCTGATTTTCAAGATCCTGCAGGCCCAGAGCGAAAAAGAAGGACACATCTTCGCCGAAGGCGTGCTCGAGATACTGCCCGATGGCTACGGCTTCCTGCGCTCGCCGGATTACAACTACCTTCCCGGGCCCGACGACATCTATGTATCGCCCTCGCAGATCCGCAAGTTCGACCTGAAGACAGGCGACACGGTCAGCGGCCAGGTGCGGCCGCCGCATGAAGGCGAGAAATATTTCGCGCTGGTCAAGATCGAGGCGGTCAATTTCGAATCGCCGGATGAGGCGCGCAACAAGATCCTGTTCGATAACCTCACGCCGCTCTATCCGCAGGAGCGGTTAAAGCTGGAGACGGCGCGTGAGAACATCCCCGCCCGCGTGATGGACCTGCTCACCCCGCTCGGCAAGGGCCAGCGCGCCTTGATCGTCTCGCCGCCGCGCGCGGGCAAGACCATGATCCTGCAGAACATCGCCAACTCCATCACCACCAACCATCCTGAGGTCGTGCTCATCGTGCTGCTCATCGACGAGCGCCCTGAGGAAGTGACCGACATGCAGCGCTCGGTCAAGGGCGAGGTCATCAGTTCCACCTTCGATGAGCCCGCTGCCCGCCATGTGCAGGTCGCGGAGATGGTCATCGAGAAGGCCAAGCGCCTGGTCGAGCACAAGCGCGACGTGGTGATCCTGCTCGACTCCATCACCCGCCTGGCGCGCGCGTATAACACCATCGTCCCACCCTCAGGGAAAGTGCTCTCCGGCGGTGTGGATTCGAATGCGCTGCAGCGTCCCAAGCGCTTCTTCGGCGCCGCCCGTAACATCGAAGAGGGAGGATCGCTCAGCATCATCGCCACCGCCCTGGTCGAGACCGGCAGCCGCATGGACGACGTGATCTTCGAAGAGTTCAAGGGTACCGGTAACTCGGAAGTGATCCTCGATCGCAAGCTCTCGGATAAGCGCGTGTTCCCAGCCATCGATATTCAGCGCTCGGGCACCCGCAAAGAGGAGCTCATCATCCCCAAGGAAGACCTGGCGCGCATCTGGGTGCTGCGCAAGGTTCTGAACCCGCTCTCGCCGGTGGAAGCCATGGAGCTGCTGATCGACAAACTCAGTAAGACCCGGTCCAACGGCGAGTTCCTGGCCAACATGAGCTCCCTGTAA
- a CDS encoding DNA-directed RNA polymerase subunit omega, producing MRSDLVFPAVKTVRNRYELCQLAAKATRRFHKPSTRIQDTMNEILTTVGTAPELQTVMGRNEVLAELHKRAA from the coding sequence ATGCGTTCCGATCTGGTTTTTCCGGCCGTGAAGACGGTACGGAATCGTTATGAGCTGTGCCAGCTCGCGGCCAAGGCCACGCGCCGGTTTCACAAGCCGAGCACTCGCATCCAGGACACGATGAACGAGATCCTGACCACCGTGGGCACGGCGCCCGAACTGCAAACGGTGATGGGTCGCAACGAAGTGCTTGCAGAATTGCACAAGCGGGCTGCATAA